GAGTCAAACCTGACAGCATAAGCTCCCCCTTCGAAGGGGGGCGGGGGGATGATCAAAGCTATATCGAAGAGACTTCAACACACCCCTTGCTTGTTCGCTGAACGCTCACTGCACATTTCCCCTCTCGAGAGGGGAAAAGTTCGAATGAAAGCGCAAAGCTCTGTTCAGTCGGGCGAGGAGTGTGTTTAATGCGTGTAACCAGACGCTGTCAGGATCAGCTAGCGCTGAACGCTGACAGGTCTCAATCACCCACCAATTCTTTTCAGAAGCTTTCCTAAAAACTTTCCGCCGTACACCCTCTCCACATGATCCATATCGGCAATAACCACAAGCTCTTTCCGGCTTCTTGAGAAAGCCACATTCAGCAGCCGCGGTACACTCAAACCGTTTTTCTCCTCATCGAGCGGACGTACGGAATAGTGACGTTTGGTGCCTCTCTGTTTTTCACCGCTCATCACCGTATCAAAAATGATGTAATCTTTTTCCCGACCCTGAAAGGTATGAATGGTTCCCACTTCAACATTCCGGATGCCGGCTTCATAGAGACGATTTCGAAGATCATAAACTGCACTTCGGAACGGCACAATCACCCCAACATCTTCCATGAAAATGCCGCGACCACCCATATTTTTCAGCAGTCGTTCAACCACCTCTTGATGAACCATGTTGATCGGCTTGAATCCCCGTTCGCCGGATTTCTGCTCCAGAAACGGCCCATACTTAGAAGTGTTGACCAAATGAAAGGCGCGATCAGAAAGCTCCCCTAGCGATTGATCCTGAATTTTGCCGGTTTTCAATCGGCCTTCGTAAAACACAGTACTGATCACATCGGCAAGTGACTCTTCCAGGCGGTACTGCGTATCAAAAAAGGCGGTGAATTCGGGATGCTCGTCGTGCCAGCGAAAGAGGGCTTCTGATGAGTCGGCGCCGGAAACCGTAGTAAAAATATCTTTCTCCAAAAACTCGCGGGATTTTCGGTCGGATGTCAAAGCAATGGGTGGAAGCTGCATCGGGTCGCCCACAACCACCATGTGCCACTTGGCATGAGCCGCGAGTACCATCATGTAGGGAAGATTCGCCATCGAACTTTCATCTACTACAACAGCATCAAAATCGAGATCATGAAACAGATCAGACGTACATACCTTAGCCAATGTTGTGGCCACAAGCTGTTTTTTCCACAGCTCAGCTCGGTCGTTCACCTGACTTAACTCCTCAAGCTTCTCTTCCAACTCCTCCAGTCCGCCGGCATCCTCAATTTTCTGCTCAATCAGCTTCATCTCCAGCTCCTGATTGTTTGTTGGCTGCTTACCATTTCGGAAACGTTTTTCAACGGCCTGCAGCGCCTGCTTTCTGCGCTCCATCAATCCGATCCACTCTCCGGCCTGCTCCTGCCGCTTACGAATCGTCTGTTCAAGCTGATTGGAAAAGAGAATCGGCTCCAGTTCAGAAGCATCCAGCGCGGCCTCCCCAAAACGTGTGATTCTATGCTGTGGAATATTCAGCCCAATCTTTTGAATTGCATCCAGTGCACTCAGCAGTCCAACATCAACGGCTCTGTTGGTATTCGATGCAAAGAGGACTTTTTTTCCGTTCTTCAGGTAGTTGGCTATAATATATCCCAGCGTAGCGGTTTTACCGGTTCCGGGCGGCCCCCAGATAAACGTCGCCCTGCGATTCATAGACATTCGAATCGCGTCAAGCTGCGCTTCGTTCCGCATGCCATCGTCATCCACTTCATCCGGACCGGGAATCGCTTGACCATTCGGTTCAAAGAGATGTTCGAGGCGTTCCAGTTCACTTTTTTCCCGGCTGTTCAGTTTTGCGATTTCAGACAAGGTTTTCTTCAGAATAAAGTCGTTTTCCCACTCCACGTGTACTTCTGAAATAGAACTGCCAACATCCTCAGGAAATTGTAAGGTAACCTCTTTGTCCTCAAACGAAACGGGATGAACCGTCCAGCTTTTTTCACCGGCCATCGCTTTTATCTCCTCCGCAAACCGAATGGCAGGCTGATGAGATTCGAACTTGTAGTTCACACTGTCTGAAGCGGTTACTTTCTCTCTTTTTCCTGCAAAGAGTACATCCGATGACGGTTTTTCCCGAACCGTTTCAATCTCCGATTCGAGGGCGGTTATGGCTTGATCGAGTAGTTTTTTTATATCCATCTTTTGGGTAAAACGGCAAACGTGAAAAGTGAGAAATCAAATTCTTTCTCACTCGTTTTAACTTGAGTTCGATTTTAAACTAAGGTAACAACACTCCCCTCCTGTGTAAGGAGGGGGCGGGGGTGGTTGTCCCAAGACGAAATTAGATAAATGAGACTCAAATATTCTTTTTAACCACCCCTAAGTCCACTAAACAGATGATCAATCGAACTCATGGTTTAATTTATTTCAGAAATAGAAACTAACAGTTTCATTAAGTACAATCGAACTTTATTTGCCCCCAATTTGGTCTGCAATTTTTCACGTTTGGCAAACTCAGAAAACGAACTCGCCTCTAGCATCTACCCTCTCGCCACAAAAAATCTACTGATCCCACAACTCCGACCGAATCATCTGCGCGCTCTTTTCTGAAATGATGTACTCCAATTTGATCCGTTTAACTTCCGGCACTTTTTGTTCCACTAGCCGGGCACTGGCGGGAGTATAGACAATCAGATCGGTATTTCGCACAAAAAGTGGCAGGGATTTGCCGTAGGTGGCACCAGCCACAAACGCGCCTTCAAAGTTCATGAGTGTTTTTAGCTCGTCAATAATTTTTGAGATCGATTCCTCTTCGGCCGTAACCAGGCCAATCGCCTCGATGCCCGAGCGATCCACAATGGAAAGAAGTACATCCGCATCGTAGTGAAAAACAACCGGCAACAGGCGAATGGTGTTACTCAGCGATCGAAACTCGCTTACAAGATGAATCGGTACAAAAAGAGCATCGTACTTAACCAGTCTATCATAATTATCAGCCGATATCGGTACACTCTTTACGCCGATCTGATTCTTAATCGAGTCTGACAATAGCTTGGCGAGTTCCACTGTCTCCCCCACGGTTGCAATACTTTGAATTCGGTCGGGCCACTCCATGTAGCTGATCTGCTCTTCAAAAATCGCTTCGATCTCCTTTTCATCCAGACCGTAACCGATCAGTTCTTCCAGCAGCTCCTGCATCTTCTCGGTTCCCATCTCAATTCGCTGGGTTTTATCGAGCGAGGTACTTTGCCGGTTCACTACAAAACCGCGTCCCTGCTCTGGCGTGATCAATCCTTCATCGGCAAGCTGATGGTACGCTTTGCGCACGGTATGAAAACTGGCCCCCAGTTGCCGGCCCAATTCCCGGGTTGAGGGAAGCAGCTCCCCCACCTGAAACTGCTTGGTGGCAATCATCAGGCGGATACGGTCTGAGATATGTTTGGCGGAGTGTTTCATTCAGATTATTTTACCAAACGCTTCAGTTCACTCAGCATCAGCATCGCTTCAATAGGCGTCATTCGATCAGGATCGGCGGCTTCCAGTTTATTCAATAGCGTTTCCACATTCGGATCGATTTGCGATCCAAATAGCGTCATCTGAGGTAATTCTGCCTGTTTCTCAACCTCTTTGGTCACTTTCTTTGCCGCCTCTTTCTTTTTGGCTGATTGAGCCATTGCCCCGTTTCCATCGTGACTCACATCCAGCGTGTGACTCTCCAGGTTTGATAAGATTTCCTTCGCACGATTAATCACTACATCCGGCAGACCGGCCATATTGGCCACCTGAATTCCGTAGCTGTGATCGGCGCCGCCGCGAACCAATTTCCGCAGAAAGATCACTTTCCCATCGTGCTCCTTCACCTGTACGTTGAAGTTCTTGATCCGCTCGTAACGCTCCTCTAACTCGTTGAGCTCATGATAGTGCGTCGCAAAAAGTGTTTTTGCAGCTACTTCTGGTTTGTTGTGCAGATACTCCGACAGCGACCACGCGATACTCAGCCCGTCAAATGTACTGGTTCCGCGTCCAACTTCATCCAATAGAATCAGGGATTTTGGTGTGGCATTATTCAGAATGTTGGCCGCTTCATTCATCTCCACGAGAAAGGTACTCTCTCCTGCAGCCAGATTATCTGAGGCTCCAACCCGGGTAAATATTTTGTCCACAAGTCCGATTGTGGCCTTTTCGGCCGGTACAAAACAACCGATCTGCGCCATCAAAACCAGTAATCCCGTTTGACGCAGAATAATACTTTTACCGGCCATGTTCGGCCCGGTAATCATCAATATTTGAAATTCGCTGTTATCCAGATAGATATCATTCGGAATAAAAGGCTCTCCTGCTTCCAGGGTTTTCTCAACTACCGGGTGACGCCCTTTTTTCACATCAACCACATCTTCTTCATTGATCTCCGGTTTTACGTAGTTATTCCGGAAGGCCACCTCTGCAAAACTTTGAATGCAGTCCAATTCCGCAATGGCCGTGGCAATCTGTTGAACATCCTCGGCAAACTCGGCTACATAGAGTCGCAACTCTTCAAACAGTTCGCCCTCCAGCGTTTTGCTTTTATCCTCGGCCGACAAAACCTTCTCCTCCACCTCTTTCAGCTCAGGTGTGATGTAGCGTTCGGAGTTCACCAGTGTCTGCTTGCGAATGAAATGTTCCGGCACTTTATCCTTGTGCGTGTTGGTCACCTCAATGTAGTAGCCAAACACCTTGTTGTATCCAATTTTGAGGGATGGAATTCCGGCATCCTTGGCCAATTTATTTTTAATCTCGGCAATGTATTTTTTCCCGTTTCGGGCAATCTCTCGCAGTTCATCCAGGTCTTCATTGAATCCCTCATCAAATATTCCTCCATCTCGAATACTCGCGGGCGGATCTTCCACCAGAGCCCCGTTGATTCGCTCCTGAACATCAATCAAAAGCTTTAACCGTTTGTTGATTGATTTGATAAGTACACTTCCACTCTGACCTATAATTCTCTTGATTGCGGTAATTTGTGCTAGGGAAAGTTGAAGCTGTTTCAAATCTCGCGCATTGGTTCGCCCCACGCTGATCCGGCTAATTAGCCGCTCGAGATCGCCAACCTGATCCAGCTCATCCCGCAACTCTTCGCGCAATGTGTGGTCTTTAACCAGCTCATCGACCGCCTCAAGCCGATTCTCAATCGTTTCTGCTTTTTTCAGAGGACGCATTATCCACTTTCTCAGCAAACGCCCCCCCATCGCCGTAGACGTTGCATCCAGAATGGAAACCAGTGTTCCGTCGGTTCCCCCCTCCTGCATGCTCGACGTCAGTTCCAGATTTCGTTTGGTCGATCCGTCCAGCGACATATATTCGCTGTTTTCATAAGCATAGAGCCGCTTCAGATGACCCAGCGAAGATTTCTGTGTCTCCTGCATATAATGCAACAACGAACCGGCTGCATGATGTGCAATTTCCAAGTCCTCTACGCCAAAGCCCTTCAGGGAGTGTGTTTTAAAATGCTCGGTCAGGATTTTATAGCCGTAATCCCCTTCATACACCCAGTCTTCAATAAAGGTGATGTTGTTTGATTTCAGAATTTCCGGAACGCTGTTCTTTAATTTTTTCTGAATCAACACTTCCGACGGCTGCAGCGACTGAATTAAACTGTCCAATTCCGTTTTACCGACCTGACTCAAACCAAACTCACCGGTGGATATATCCGAGAATGCAACTCCGACAGTACCTCCCGCCCAGAAAATCGAGACGATATAGTTATTTCGCTTATGATCAAGCAGCTTCTCAGACATGGTCACCCCGGGGGTGGTAATCTCCGTTACCTCCCGGTTCACAATTTTCTTACCGGCTTTCTTCGCAGTTTCCGGATCTTCAGTCTGCTCACAGATGGCCACACGAAATCCACGTTTCACGAGTTTGGGAAGATAGGAGTCGAGTGCATGATAGGGGAATCCTGCCAACGGAGTTTGATCTCCACCGTTATTTCGTTTGGTTAGAGTAATTCCCAGCTCTTTGCTAATCAAAACGGCATCATCGGCAAATGTCTCATAAAAATCACCCACCCTGAACAGCAGAATAGTCCCGGGGTGTTTCTCCTTAATTTCAAAATATTGACGCATCAATGGCGTCTGCTTTTTCTTCTTCTTACCCATTCAGAAAATTCCTTATATGTGTTTATTTCCACAGGTCTGAAAGGTATTGAATTTCAATCATTTTTTAAGATCAATAAGTTGGCAAATCTGAATGACTGATTTTAATTCTGCATTCTTAATAACAGTTGATTGGCTTTCAACCCAATTACATTTATTTTTATATAAATATGCAGCTATTCGATAAACATAAATTTCGGGCGTACTGGAAAATGGTTGCTGATCTCGCAATGAAGAAGCATGTCTTCTTTAATGCATCAGCTATTACATTTAACCTTTTTATCTGTTCTATCCCTTTTACTCTTATTCTCATCTCTATCATTGGATTTGTATTATCCATTGATACTGCCTTTGAAGAGCTGATTCGATATGGAAGGGAATTACTTCCAACTCTTAATTATGAGGGGCAATCGGGCGATCTTATTGGCAGTGCAATTACTCTTGAAACCATCATTGAACCGTTGGTTAACGCACGAACAATCTTTGGTTTAGCAGGTATTGCTATCTTAATGATCTTTTCTCAAGGACTTTTCCACACCATGAAACATGCGTTATTCGACGTATTTGATGTTGAAGACCGAAAACACCCCATCCTTGAATTAATACATAACTTTTTTGCATTTGGTGTGATTGGAGGTGTATTTCTTTTTTTTAGTATGGCTATCTCCATTATCTCCCTGTTTTCATTTAATGAAATTGATATCCCATATACGGATATTGTAATTGAACTTGGATGGGTGGCCGATTTTCTGACCAATGTGATTCCGGTCATTTTTATGATTTTACTCTTCTATGCCATTTTTCGTTACATCAGTGAACGACGAATGCGCCCGAAAGTCGCCTTTTGGTCGGCCATTACCTATACCGTTCTCTTTGAGATAGCCAAGTATGGAATCAGCTTATATCTTGAATATGCTCTGACCGCTTATCGCTATTTCTACCAGGGTTATACTGTTCTGATTATTATCGTTTTTTGGGTATTCTATGCCGCAGTTCTTTTTGTAATCACATCCATTATGGCACGTTCCTATCAGGAAGTTTATCTTAAAACGCCAGTAGCCGATAGAAATCCATATACCGAAATTTCCTGATGTTTTCTGAAGAAGACGTTTTGCCTGTTGAATTTTACGACAATCCCGATGTAGTGGATATTGCACAAAAACTATTGGGGAAAGTGTTGTGTAGTATGATTGATGGGGTTTTCACCGCCGGTATTATTTCTGAAACTGAAGCATATTGTGGGCGCAATGATAAAGCCTGCCATGCAAATAACGGTAAGCGCACAGACCGAACAGAAGTGATGTTCGGCAAGCCGGGTCACGCTTACATCTATCTCTGTTATGGAATTCACCACCTGTTCAATGTAGTTACCAACCGCACAGGATTTGCTGATGCCGTACTCATTCGAAGTATTCTACCGGTTGATGGCTTAGATCAAATCATAGAGAGAAGAACCGTTAAAAATCATGTCAATTTAGCCAACGGACCCGGAAAGCTCACCCAGGCTCTGGGAATAACAACCGACCTGAATAAAACATACCTAATAAATCCGCCGGTCTGGATTGAAAATCGTGGAGTTGAAATCCCATCAACAGAAATTGCTCCCTCCAAACGTATTGGGGTAGAATATGCCGGCGATCATGCAGAGCGCCTATGGCGATTCGAAATCTCAAAAAGTTTGAGTAAGAAGTTAAAAGTTTAGCACATCTTAATAATTAATTAACCCAATGATGAAACGGTAATTCTACCGTAAGCATTATCAATTAAAACAAAAGAGAATAATTCCAATAGGTATTTGGATTCTATAAAATTCTATTTAGTTTAACATTGAACAATTCAAAATAAAACAATACAGTTATGTTTAAAAAAGCGACATATATTACACTTGCAGCATTTCTATTTACTGCGTTTGCTGCATTTACAACAATCGACAGAGAAGCCACAAGCTGGCAGGTAGATAAAGCACACAGTACCATTAAATTTACGATCAATCATTTCTTTACACCGGTAACCGGTACTTTTGATGATGTTGATGCAACAATCAATTTCGATCCGGAAAACCTTGCCGAAAGTAGCCTTGATGTATCAATACCAATTGAGAGCGTGAATACAAGAAATGAGCGAAGAGATAATCACCTGAAGTCTGAAGATTTCTTTAATACTTCGGAGTGGCCTAACATGGAATTTGTAAGCAGTTCAATTGAGCAGACAGGAGAAAATCAATTTGTTGCTCGTGGAGAACTTACTATTCGTGACGTTACCCGGGAATTCGATCTTCCTTTTGAGCTTTTAGGTGTAATGGATCATCCAATGCAGGAAAATACACGTGTAGCCGGTATAGTTGCTAATGCTGAACTGATGCGCAACGATTTTGGAGTAGGTGTAGGCGACTGGGCCGCAACAGCAGTTGTTGGAAATAAAGTAGACATTGAGTTACAGCTCGAGTTGAATGCTTCCAACTAAAAAAAACCTTTTACAGATTTATCAAACCCCGGTTTTTACCGGGGTTTTTTTATTTTGAGGAAATCTGATTTCATCCTCACACTTTTGCTCTTCAACTGTTATATTTACAACGTTGAATCAAAAGGCTACCAATATTCATGAATAAGAAGACATTTTACATACTTTCCGGTTTTATACTTTTCGCAGCACTGTCACGTCTGCTACCACATGCTTATAACTTTACCCCTCTAGGTGCAATTGCTCTTTTCGGAGCTGCTTACTTCAAGGATAAAAAATGGGCTTTTATCATTCCCATTACCGCTTTTTGGATCAGTGACTTACTCCTGAACAATCTTTTCTATTCAGCCTACTACGAAGGGTTCACATGGTTTACCAGTGGATTTCTCTACCTATACGGTAGTATTGCAATGATCGCTGTTTTGGGGTATTACCTTCTCAAGAAAGTAACCATTGGCAGAGTTATCGGTGGCGCACTCGGCGCATCTCTGATTTTCTTTATCGTTAGTAACTTTGGTGTATGGATTTCAAGCCCATTATACCCGTTAAGCGCTGAAGGACTGATTGCTTGCTATACAGCAGCTATTCCATTTTTCCACAATACACTTGGAGGAAACCTGGTCTACAGTGCTCTTCTATTTGGAGCTTACGAATGGCTGAAAGTACAATACCCATCCCTTCAGCCGGTTGAATCTCAAGTTTAATTCTCAATTGAGTGAGTAAACGAATGATCATCATCGGTGCAACTTCAGGCATCGGTGAACATCTCGCCAGGCACGCTGTCAATAAAGGATACACTGTTGGCGGTACCGGACGCAGAATCGACCGTTTGAAAGAATTAAGAGAAGAGTTGGGGAATCAATTCTACTACGCTGAGATGGATGTCACCCATTTTAGTGAATCTCGATCTACCCTTCATTCCCTCATAGAACAGATGGGAGGCATGGACATCATCGTTCTGAATGCAGGCATCTCAAATCATCCTGCTTCTTCCATTATTGCAATGGAGCAGAAGGTGATCGATGTAAATATAAGCGGATTCGTACAGCTTTTTGGAGAAGCATTTCTTTATTTCAGAAAACAGGGACATGGACAACTGGTAGGCATGTCGTCTATAGCGGGTCTGTTTGGATCGTCCCGGGCTGCACCTTACAGCGCTTCCAAAGCTTTTATCTCAACATACATGCAAGCATATCGGCAACGATGCAATAAATTGAAGGCCGATATCACTGTTACGGATGTAAAACCGGGTTTCGTTAAAAGTGAAATGATTGAGGGAAAGAAGGGATTGTTTTGGGTAGCCGAGACTGAAAAGGCAGTACGGCAAATTTTAAAGGATATTGAAAAGAAGAAATCCTACTCCTACATCACACGTAGATGGAGGCTCATCGCGTGGTTTATTAAACTCATCCCAAATTGGGTTATTGACCGGATATAATTCTGCTTTTACATTGCTCTCTCATAACAATAAATAGAGCAGAAACAGAATGAAAGGGAGTGTAAACACCCAGTCAGAAGAATGATATTTCGTTGTTTCTCTAACTTCCATAGCTTTTCTTTTTTATAACCGAAAATAGTTAAAATTGTTTCAGACTTCCGATTAGATCATCCTAACCAGCCTTCTCTGTCTAAACTTCTATACTGGATTGCCTCAGCGATATGATTTGACAGTATGCCTTCCGATCGATCCAAATCCGCAATCGTCCTTGAAACCTTGAGTATTCGGTCAAAAGCACGAGCCGACAGTCCAAGGGTATTCATCGCTTTTTTTAGCATCTGCTCTCCGGCCTCATCAATTCTGCAAATTTTCCTGGCCATCTTTGTATTCATCTGTGCATTGCAATAAACACCGCTAATACCCATAAAACGTCGGTCTTGAATTTCCCGGGCCTCAATCACCCTTTCACGAATACTGGTTGAGTTCTCCCCTTTATTTTTATTTGATAACTCATCAAAACTCACTTTCTCAACATCCACATGGAGGTCTATTCTGTCGAGCATTGGCCCGCTGATTTTATTCAAATATCGCTGCATCTGCATATGTGTTGAACCACTTTCATCATCCGGATCATACCAGTCACCCGTTGGCGAAGGATTCATCGAAGCCACAAGCATAATTCTGCTCGGATAATTCACGCTCATCCTGGCCCGCGAAATACTTACATTCCCATCTTCCAATGGTTGCCTCATCACCTCAAGTGCACTTCTTTTAAACTCCGGCAATTCATCCAGAAACAGAACTCCATTATGTGCCATTGAAATCTCTCCCGGCATGGGTATACTTCCCCCTCCAACAAGAGCCACATCCGATACGGTATGATGCGGGCTTCGAAATGGACGATGAGTTACCAATGATTTACCGCTTTCCAGTATTCCGGCTACCGAATGAATTTTCGTGGTCTCAAGAGCTTCATCCAAAGTGAGCGGAGGTAAAATTGTAGGCAGCCGTCTTGCCATCATCGTTTTCCCGGACCCAGGAGGGCCTACCATAATAACGTTGTGGCCTCCGGCAGCAGCAACTTCTAGGGCGCGCTTTACATTTTCCTGACCACGTACATCTTCAAAATCCAACACTTCAGCTTTTCCATTTTTGCTGAACAGATTTTTTGGATCAATAATCAACGGTTCTTTTGTACGCTCATCCTCAAACCAATTCATCACTTCACGCAAATCTTTAAACGGCAATACATCGATTCCATCCACCACACCTGCTTCCGGGCCGTTTTCTTCGGGGAGAATTATATATTTCAATCCTCGCTCTTTTGCTTCCACAGCCATTGGCAATACACCTTTTACCGGCCTCAACTTCCCATCCAGTGCCAGCTCTCCCAGAATCAGTGACTTTTCCAGTTTTTCGGTTTTTACCTGTTCCGATACAGCTAACAAGCTTACTGCTATGGGTAAATCGAATGCGCTCCCCTCCTTCGGCAGATCAGCCGGTGCAAGATTGACAGTTATTCTCCCACGAGGGAAAAAAGCATCTGCGTTTTTTAAGGCGGCATCAATCCTGTCTTTAGATTCACTTACGGCACGGTCGGGCAATCCTACCAAAAAATATTTTGGTAATCCTCCGCTTCGGTTTACTTCCACTTCAATCAGACGTGCATCTACTCCTATCGTTGACGCACAATAAACTCTTGATAGCATATTTCTGAATCTTTTTATTTGGTTTCTCGTAGTATGAAACAGGAATTCAAACTTCCTTACAGTTTTAATTCAAACTGATGGAGATTAATCATGGAAAAAACAGAGAAAACTATCCTCGAAGAGATTCAGGGAACCGTTCAGGAAATCATTTCACAAATTAAGGAGCTCATCCGTAAAGGAGATGCCAAACGGGTGATTGTAAAAAACCGAAAGGGCAATGTGCTATTGGAAAGCAGACTGACGCTTGGTGTTGCCGGAGCTGCTGTATTAGCAATTTACGCACCGATATTTACAGCCATAACCACTCTTGTGCTTTATGTCAGTGATGTCCGTGTTTTTGTAGAGAAAGAGATTAATGAATCTTCTGACGAGTACGAAATAGATGCAGAAGTCATCGATATTCAGGATGATGAAGATGAAAAGAAAAACGATGATCCCACGGATAAAACTGTAGGAAAAAAACCATAAAAAAATGGCAGATATCTCGAAGATACCTGCCATTACTATTCATTTTTAATAAGTGACTAAAACTCTCCTCTTACTTCCAGTGCTTTTGCGCAATTGCTTCTTCACTGTCTAATGTATCGGACAGGAAACGTTCTGCATCCAGTGCAGCACGGCAACCGGTTCCCGCAGCTGTAACAGCCTGTCGGTAGATCGGATCCATTGCATCACCGCTGGCAAATACTCCCGGAAGGTCTGTTTCTGTTGACTGTCCTTTTGTCTGGATATAGCCTACATCATCCATTGTCAGAACGTTTTTAAACAGATCTGTATTTGGCTTATGGCCAATAGCGATGAACACTCCCGTTACATCTTCTAACGTTGAAACTTCACCGGTGTTTTTGTTTTTCACTTTCACACCTTCCACAACCTGATCACCAAGAACTTCCAGAAGACCTGAATTCCAGATAAACTCAATTTTATCATTCTTAAATGCACGGTTCTGCATTGCCTTGGAAGCGCGCAGTTCATCTCTGCGATGAATCACAGATACCTTGCTCGCAAACTTTGTTAAAAAGAGTGCTTCTTCCATTGCCGTATCTCCTCCACCAACAATGACAACATGCTGATCGCGGAAAAATGCCCCATCACAGGTTGCACAGGCGCTCACACCTTTACCGCGCAAACGCTGCTCACTTGGCAGATTGAGCCACTTGGCCGATGCACCGGTAGCAATAATAATCGCTTTAGCAAAAATCTCCGTCTCTTCATCAACGGTTAGCTTATAGGGTCTCTCATCGAACTCAATACTGGTAACATAACCGTATCGGCAATCTGCTCCAAAGCGCGTAGCCTGCTGACGGAAATCTTCCATCATTTTTGGCCCCATCACTCCCTCGGGATAACCCGGATAATTGTCTACTTCAGTCGTCTGGGTTAATTGCCCGCC
This portion of the Rhodohalobacter barkolensis genome encodes:
- the trxB gene encoding thioredoxin-disulfide reductase; this translates as MKDIQGKTFDVVIVGSGPAGLTAAIYAARADLNPIVFEGPEPGGQLTQTTEVDNYPGYPEGVMGPKMMEDFRQQATRFGADCRYGYVTSIEFDERPYKLTVDEETEIFAKAIIIATGASAKWLNLPSEQRLRGKGVSACATCDGAFFRDQHVVIVGGGDTAMEEALFLTKFASKVSVIHRRDELRASKAMQNRAFKNDKIEFIWNSGLLEVLGDQVVEGVKVKNKNTGEVSTLEDVTGVFIAIGHKPNTDLFKNVLTMDDVGYIQTKGQSTETDLPGVFASGDAMDPIYRQAVTAAGTGCRAALDAERFLSDTLDSEEAIAQKHWK
- a CDS encoding DUF6580 family putative transport protein, whose product is MNKKTFYILSGFILFAALSRLLPHAYNFTPLGAIALFGAAYFKDKKWAFIIPITAFWISDLLLNNLFYSAYYEGFTWFTSGFLYLYGSIAMIAVLGYYLLKKVTIGRVIGGALGASLIFFIVSNFGVWISSPLYPLSAEGLIACYTAAIPFFHNTLGGNLVYSALLFGAYEWLKVQYPSLQPVESQV
- a CDS encoding DUF4342 domain-containing protein, translated to MEKTEKTILEEIQGTVQEIISQIKELIRKGDAKRVIVKNRKGNVLLESRLTLGVAGAAVLAIYAPIFTAITTLVLYVSDVRVFVEKEINESSDEYEIDAEVIDIQDDEDEKKNDDPTDKTVGKKP
- a CDS encoding SDR family NAD(P)-dependent oxidoreductase, translated to MSKRMIIIGATSGIGEHLARHAVNKGYTVGGTGRRIDRLKELREELGNQFYYAEMDVTHFSESRSTLHSLIEQMGGMDIIVLNAGISNHPASSIIAMEQKVIDVNISGFVQLFGEAFLYFRKQGHGQLVGMSSIAGLFGSSRAAPYSASKAFISTYMQAYRQRCNKLKADITVTDVKPGFVKSEMIEGKKGLFWVAETEKAVRQILKDIEKKKSYSYITRRWRLIAWFIKLIPNWVIDRI
- a CDS encoding YifB family Mg chelatase-like AAA ATPase, whose product is MLSRVYCASTIGVDARLIEVEVNRSGGLPKYFLVGLPDRAVSESKDRIDAALKNADAFFPRGRITVNLAPADLPKEGSAFDLPIAVSLLAVSEQVKTEKLEKSLILGELALDGKLRPVKGVLPMAVEAKERGLKYIILPEENGPEAGVVDGIDVLPFKDLREVMNWFEDERTKEPLIIDPKNLFSKNGKAEVLDFEDVRGQENVKRALEVAAAGGHNVIMVGPPGSGKTMMARRLPTILPPLTLDEALETTKIHSVAGILESGKSLVTHRPFRSPHHTVSDVALVGGGSIPMPGEISMAHNGVLFLDELPEFKRSALEVMRQPLEDGNVSISRARMSVNYPSRIMLVASMNPSPTGDWYDPDDESGSTHMQMQRYLNKISGPMLDRIDLHVDVEKVSFDELSNKNKGENSTSIRERVIEAREIQDRRFMGISGVYCNAQMNTKMARKICRIDEAGEQMLKKAMNTLGLSARAFDRILKVSRTIADLDRSEGILSNHIAEAIQYRSLDREGWLG